In the genome of Fructilactobacillus hinvesii, the window TAATTCTTTTTTGAAACTGGTTTCCATGATTGTAACTACGAAAAATAATTTGATCATGGGGGACAAATGTCACCGTAGCAGGCGTCTGCTTTTGGCGCGCTAATACTATTGTTCGATTCCATGTATTGGCAAAATCATGCCAAAAGGCAGTTTCTGTAACGGTGGCATCATTAAACCAGCGGACTCCTACCGTTAATGTTATTAGGGTGAATGAAGTTAATCCGAGGACAATTAAACTTTCTAACAGGGTGAATCCCATTCTTTTATTTTTGGTACGCATGGTTCCCCTCAATCACAATGCTTTCGGACTGGGCCTGTTGTACCTGTTTATCAGTAAGATAGTGATGTTCAACTAACTTAGGAAAGGTTACATTCGGATCCCCTTCTTCATCACTATAGGAATCAATTTGCGTTTGAACCATGGAAGTCATTGCAGAGCCATGAACGGAACGTGCGTGTTTTTTCTGGCTACCAAGGTTAGGAATGATTATCAAGATTAATAAAGAAATGATAAACAACACAATTGTCATCTCAATTAGAGTAAAACCTTTTCTTAGTTTAGTGATCATCAGTAGATTCCTTTCATTGCTTCATACATTGGCATCAACATCTGTAAGTAGGTGATAAAAATTAGTGCTCCAATTGCTAGGAATGACAATGGCTGAATGAGTTTAATCAGCGTGTCAGAGCTCTGCATTAGGCGTTGAAAATAGAGCTCACTTAACGCCAATAAATTTTGGCTAACTTGTTCTTGTTCACTTCCATTTTCTAAAAAAGTTACCATTTCGGGCGCAATGAAGTGATACTGAGCCAAACCTGCTTGCAGTCCATAACCACGCTGAATGGACTGTTCCACGCGCTCCCCCATTTCCCACAAGAGACTCTTCGTTTCAAACTGATGAAACACAAGGATTATTTGGTGTAAATCTAATCCGTTTTTAAACATCAACGCGAGGTTGTTTGCTACGTAATACGCATAGTAATTGCGAAAGAGCCGCCCAACTAGGGGCAATTTGACCAATAACTCTGCCCGTCGAATGCCTGTGACTCGTTTAAACAGAAAAAACAACAATCCAACCCCCAACACTAAAATCATTCCACCAACCCACCACCAGGGAAATGAAGTTCCTTGTGGGGTTTGGTTGGGCAATAAACTGGACGTTTGCGGCATGATTACGAGTTTGATAATCACGACCATCATAACTAACAACCCCACTAAAATTAGTGGATAGGTGACTAACGCTTTAATTTTTTGCCGTTGCTTCATTGTTAGTTGAATAAAGCGACTAATATCCAGCATGCCACTAATTACGTCGCCATGCTCATCAGCAATTCGCAGTTGTTGGTACAGATCCGACGTCAGAAAAAATCGCATTGAAGCTGACAGGTTTTGTCCCGCATCCAGTTGTTCCCGAATTTTTCGAATTAGTTTAGCATCGATGGGCGTGGTAGTTTCCATAAAATTTAAACTTTCCATCAAAGAAAATCCATTCCGAATCAATTCTGATAACGAAGCAAACAAGGCAGCTTGCTTTTTTAACGAAATAGACTGCTTATCATCCATTTTCAAACTTTTGAAAACATTCATTAGTAATCACTCCCTGCTGCTTAACGCGCTGAATTTCAGTTTGCCAGCTAACTTCAGCCGTTTGTGAGCGTACATTGCTTCGAAAAGCAACTAACGCTTTCGTATCCGTACTAGTGCTTGGCAATAATCGTTGATAAACGGTTGCGGTCAACGCTGCTTGACATTGGGCTTTGGTAACAT includes:
- a CDS encoding type II secretion system protein; the encoded protein is MRTKNKRMGFTLLESLIVLGLTSFTLITLTVGVRWFNDATVTETAFWHDFANTWNRTIVLARQKQTPATVTFVPHDQIIFRSYNHGNQFQKRINLPPGLSPVRWYEVKITDQGYVKPQTLRWLSTASRTEIWQKFQLGWGSYVNEQHKTNA
- the comGC gene encoding competence type IV pilus major pilin ComGC — translated: MITKLRKGFTLIEMTIVLFIISLLILIIIPNLGSQKKHARSVHGSAMTSMVQTQIDSYSDEEGDPNVTFPKLVEHHYLTDKQVQQAQSESIVIEGNHAYQK
- a CDS encoding type II secretion system F family protein; the encoded protein is MNVFKSLKMDDKQSISLKKQAALFASLSELIRNGFSLMESLNFMETTTPIDAKLIRKIREQLDAGQNLSASMRFFLTSDLYQQLRIADEHGDVISGMLDISRFIQLTMKQRQKIKALVTYPLILVGLLVMMVVIIKLVIMPQTSSLLPNQTPQGTSFPWWWVGGMILVLGVGLLFFLFKRVTGIRRAELLVKLPLVGRLFRNYYAYYVANNLALMFKNGLDLHQIILVFHQFETKSLLWEMGERVEQSIQRGYGLQAGLAQYHFIAPEMVTFLENGSEQEQVSQNLLALSELYFQRLMQSSDTLIKLIQPLSFLAIGALIFITYLQMLMPMYEAMKGIY